A region of Pseudomonas leptonychotis DNA encodes the following proteins:
- the dinB gene encoding DNA polymerase IV yields the protein MNSRKIIHVDCDCFYAAIEMRDDPRLANKPLAVGGSADRRGVIATCNYEARSYGVRSAMASGQAMKLCPDLMIVKPRIDVYKAVSREIQAIFRDYTELIEPLSLDEAYLDVTESPHFDGSATRIAQDIRRRVSQELHITVSAGVAPNKFLAKIASDWKKPNGLFVITPDQVDDFVAALPVSKLHGVGKVTADKLGRLGIRTCSDLREWNKLALVKAFGSFGERLWGLAHGVDERAVHNDSRRQSVSVENTFDKDLPDLAACLEQLPALLEQLTTRMARLDPSYRPDKPFVKVKFHDFSQTTLEQAGARHDLDSYSRLLSAAFVRGNKPVRLLGVGVRLHDLRGRHEQLELFAPE from the coding sequence ATGAACAGCCGCAAGATCATCCACGTGGACTGCGATTGTTTCTACGCTGCGATCGAGATGCGTGATGACCCGCGCCTGGCCAATAAGCCGCTGGCCGTGGGTGGTTCGGCCGATCGGCGTGGGGTGATTGCCACCTGCAATTATGAGGCGCGCAGTTATGGCGTGCGTTCGGCCATGGCCTCGGGACAGGCAATGAAGCTGTGCCCGGACCTGATGATCGTCAAGCCACGAATTGATGTCTACAAAGCCGTATCGCGTGAGATTCAGGCCATTTTTCGCGATTACACCGAACTGATCGAGCCCCTTTCGCTGGACGAGGCTTACTTAGACGTCACCGAGAGCCCACACTTTGACGGCAGTGCCACCCGCATCGCTCAGGATATTCGTCGGCGGGTGTCGCAGGAGCTGCACATCACCGTTTCCGCTGGCGTGGCCCCTAACAAATTCCTGGCCAAAATCGCCAGTGATTGGAAGAAGCCGAACGGGCTGTTTGTCATCACTCCCGACCAGGTGGATGACTTTGTGGCAGCCTTGCCGGTTAGCAAACTCCATGGTGTGGGGAAGGTGACGGCTGACAAGCTTGGGCGCCTGGGGATTCGCACCTGCAGTGATTTACGCGAGTGGAACAAGCTGGCGTTGGTTAAAGCGTTCGGCAGTTTTGGCGAGCGCTTGTGGGGGTTGGCGCATGGGGTTGATGAGCGTGCGGTACACAATGACAGCCGGCGCCAATCTGTCAGTGTGGAAAACACCTTCGATAAGGACTTACCGGATCTTGCTGCTTGTTTGGAGCAACTCCCCGCGCTGCTGGAGCAATTGACCACGCGTATGGCGCGGCTCGACCCCAGTTATCGGCCGGACAAACCCTTTGTCAAAGTCAAATTCCATGACTTCAGTCAGACCACCTTGGAGCAAGCCGGCGCGCGCCATGATCTGGACAGCTACAGCCGATTGCTGAGTGCCGCTTTTGTTCGCGGTAATAAGCCGGTTCGCTTACTGGGGGTCGGTGTGCGCTTGCATGACCTGCGCGGTCGGCATGAGCAGTTGGAGTTGTTTGCGCCTGAGTGA
- a CDS encoding CsiV family protein — protein MRALRTLALLPLILLSLLGSTTALAESLYQVEVIVFRQAGEPISAGQLPPDNWAQSALPVDGSNSRNTALNAEAGKLNPSSGYQVLLHQAWSQSLGESSSRVAISTGDEQFGHHPVEGTISLKAGRVIELDSDIWVNQLDASGTISDSERIKQSSRLKSGELTFVDNGSLGLLIRVSPL, from the coding sequence ATGCGCGCCCTCCGCACCCTGGCCCTGCTGCCACTTATTCTGCTGAGCCTGCTCGGTAGCACAACCGCCTTGGCTGAAAGTCTGTACCAGGTTGAAGTCATCGTGTTTCGCCAAGCGGGCGAACCGATTTCGGCCGGGCAACTGCCACCCGACAACTGGGCGCAGAGCGCGCTGCCTGTCGACGGCAGCAATAGCCGAAATACCGCACTGAATGCCGAAGCGGGCAAACTCAACCCTTCGAGCGGCTATCAGGTGTTGCTGCACCAAGCTTGGTCCCAGAGCCTGGGCGAATCGAGCAGCCGAGTAGCCATCAGCACCGGCGATGAGCAGTTCGGCCATCACCCCGTCGAAGGCACCATTAGCCTCAAGGCAGGTCGCGTGATCGAACTGGACAGCGACATCTGGGTCAACCAGCTAGACGCCAGCGGCACCATCAGTGACAGCGAACGCATCAAGCAGAGCAGTCGCTTGAAAAGCGGCGAACTGACCTTTGTCGACAACGGCAGCCTCGGTTTGCTGATTCGCGTTAGCCCGCTTTAA
- the mfd gene encoding transcription-repair coupling factor, which yields MPVLRLPSLPATAGKQHWGNLPGAALSLAIAEAASNANRFTLLLTADSQSAERLQEELSFFAPDLPVLHFPDWETLPYDLFSPHQDIISQRIAALYRLPELKHGVLVVPITTALHRLAPKRFLLGSSLIMQVGQQLDVNQMRSNLEAAGYRCVDTVYEHGEFAVRGALIDLFPMGSSLPYRIDLFDDEIETLRTFDPENQRSIDKVESIKLLPAREFPLEKKAVTDFRGRFRERFDVDFRRCPIYQDLSTGITPAGIEYYLPLFFEETATLFDYLPSDTQVFSLPGIEKAAEQFWVDARSRYEDRRVDPERPLLPPADIFLPVEDCFARLKNWPRVVVSQDDIETGVGRLRFDAKPLPDLAIQAKAGEPLAALRRFIEEYPGRVLFCAESAGRREVLLELLARLKLKPNEFDSWPTFTASKERLGICIAPLDDGLLLEDLALVAESPLFGQRVMQRRRREKSRDGGDNVIKNLTELREGSPVVHIDHGVGRYLGLVTMEFDGQAAEFLALMYAEEAKLYVPVASLHLIARYTGSDDALAPLHRLGSEIWQKAKRKAAEQVRDVAAELLDVYARRAAREGYAFADPKADYSTFSAGFPFEETPDQQAAIEAVYSDMLSAKPMDRLICGDVGFGKTEVAMRAAFIAVHGGKQVAVLVPTTLLAQQHYNSFRDRFADWPVKVEVMSRFKSAKEVSEAMQQLAEGKVDIVIGTHKLLQDDVKFNNLGLVIIDEEHRFGVRQKEQLKTLRSEVDILTLTATPIPRTLNMAVAGMRDLSIIATPPARRLSVRTFVMEQNNPTIKEALLRELLRGGQVYYLHNDVKTIEKCAADLAELVPEARIGIGHGQMRERELEQVMGDFYHKRFNVLIASTIIETGIDVPSANTIIIERADKFGLAQLHQLRGRVGRSHHQAYAYLLTPPRKQMTDDAQKRLEAISNAQDLGAGFLLATHDLEIRGAGELLGDGQSGQIQAVGFTLYMEMLERAVKSIRKGEQPNLDQPLGGGPEINLRVPALIPDDYLPDVHARLIMYKRIANAADEEGLKDLQVEMIDRFGLLPEPSKNLVRITLLKLQAEKLGIKKVDAGPQGGRIEFAADTCVDPLTLIKLIQGAPNRYKFEGATMFKFQVPMERPEERFNTLEALFERLTPST from the coding sequence GTGCCCGTACTGCGTCTACCGTCCCTGCCCGCCACCGCCGGCAAACAACACTGGGGCAACCTGCCCGGTGCCGCGCTGAGCCTAGCGATTGCCGAAGCCGCCAGCAACGCCAACCGCTTTACCCTGCTGCTGACCGCCGACAGCCAGAGCGCCGAGCGCCTGCAGGAGGAGCTGAGCTTCTTCGCTCCGGATTTGCCGGTGCTGCATTTCCCCGACTGGGAAACCCTGCCCTACGACCTGTTTTCGCCACATCAGGACATCATTTCCCAGCGTATTGCCGCGCTGTATCGCCTGCCCGAGCTAAAACACGGCGTTTTGGTAGTGCCGATCACCACCGCCCTACACCGTTTGGCGCCCAAGCGTTTCTTGCTTGGCAGCAGCCTGATCATGCAGGTCGGTCAGCAACTCGACGTCAATCAAATGCGCAGCAACCTGGAAGCCGCGGGCTATCGCTGCGTTGACACGGTGTATGAGCATGGCGAATTCGCCGTGCGCGGCGCGCTGATTGATCTGTTTCCGATGGGCAGCAGCCTGCCGTATCGCATCGACCTGTTCGATGACGAAATCGAAACCCTGCGCACCTTCGACCCGGAAAACCAGCGCTCCATCGACAAAGTCGAGTCGATCAAGCTGCTGCCGGCGCGCGAGTTCCCGCTGGAAAAGAAAGCCGTTACCGACTTCCGTGGCCGCTTCCGCGAGCGCTTTGACGTGGATTTCCGCCGCTGCCCGATCTACCAAGACCTCAGTACCGGCATCACCCCCGCCGGTATCGAGTACTACCTGCCGCTGTTTTTTGAAGAAACCGCCACTCTCTTCGACTATTTACCCAGCGACACCCAAGTGTTCTCTCTGCCTGGCATTGAGAAAGCCGCCGAGCAGTTTTGGGTGGATGCGCGCAGCCGCTATGAAGATCGCCGCGTCGACCCGGAACGTCCGCTGCTGCCGCCTGCCGATATTTTTCTGCCGGTAGAAGACTGTTTTGCCCGGCTGAAGAACTGGCCGCGTGTCGTCGTCAGCCAGGACGACATTGAAACCGGCGTCGGCCGCTTACGCTTCGATGCCAAACCGCTACCGGATCTGGCCATCCAGGCCAAAGCTGGTGAGCCGCTGGCTGCGCTGCGCCGTTTTATCGAGGAATACCCCGGTCGCGTGTTGTTCTGCGCCGAATCCGCCGGCCGCCGCGAAGTGCTGCTGGAGTTGCTCGCCCGCCTCAAGCTCAAGCCCAACGAATTTGACAGCTGGCCAACGTTCACCGCCAGTAAAGAGCGCCTGGGTATCTGTATCGCGCCGCTGGATGACGGTCTGCTGCTGGAAGACTTAGCGCTGGTGGCGGAAAGCCCACTGTTCGGCCAGCGCGTTATGCAGCGCCGCCGCCGCGAGAAATCCCGCGACGGTGGCGATAACGTCATCAAAAACCTCACCGAACTGCGCGAAGGCTCGCCGGTGGTGCATATCGACCACGGCGTCGGGCGCTACCTGGGCTTGGTAACCATGGAGTTCGACGGTCAGGCCGCCGAGTTCCTTGCGCTGATGTATGCCGAAGAAGCCAAGCTCTACGTGCCGGTCGCCAGCCTGCACCTGATTGCGCGCTACACCGGCAGCGATGACGCCCTAGCCCCTCTGCATCGTCTGGGCTCGGAAATCTGGCAGAAAGCCAAGCGCAAGGCCGCCGAACAGGTGCGCGATGTCGCCGCCGAACTGCTCGACGTCTACGCCCGTCGCGCCGCACGCGAAGGCTATGCGTTTGCCGACCCGAAGGCCGACTACAGCACCTTCAGCGCCGGTTTCCCTTTCGAAGAAACCCCGGACCAACAAGCGGCCATTGAGGCGGTGTACAGCGACATGCTCTCCGCCAAACCAATGGATCGCCTGATCTGTGGCGATGTCGGCTTCGGCAAAACCGAAGTGGCGATGCGCGCCGCCTTTATCGCCGTGCATGGCGGCAAGCAGGTAGCCGTATTGGTACCCACCACTCTGCTCGCCCAACAGCACTACAACAGCTTCCGCGACCGCTTCGCCGACTGGCCAGTCAAGGTTGAGGTGATGAGCCGTTTCAAGAGTGCCAAGGAAGTCAGCGAGGCCATGCAGCAACTGGCCGAGGGCAAGGTCGACATCGTCATCGGCACCCACAAGCTGCTGCAGGACGACGTCAAGTTCAACAACCTGGGTCTGGTGATCATCGACGAAGAACACCGCTTCGGTGTGCGTCAGAAAGAACAGCTGAAAACCCTGCGCAGTGAAGTCGACATCCTCACTCTCACCGCCACGCCTATTCCGCGCACCCTGAACATGGCCGTGGCCGGCATGCGCGACCTGTCGATCATCGCCACGCCGCCGGCACGTCGTCTGTCGGTGCGCACCTTTGTGATGGAGCAGAACAACCCAACCATCAAGGAAGCGCTGCTGCGTGAACTGCTACGCGGCGGTCAGGTCTATTACCTGCACAACGACGTGAAAACCATCGAGAAATGTGCCGCCGACCTTGCCGAACTGGTACCGGAAGCACGCATTGGTATTGGTCACGGACAGATGCGCGAGCGCGAGCTGGAACAGGTGATGGGCGACTTCTATCACAAGCGCTTTAACGTGCTGATCGCCTCGACCATTATCGAGACCGGCATCGACGTGCCGAGCGCCAACACCATCATCATCGAGCGCGCCGACAAGTTCGGCCTGGCCCAACTACACCAATTGCGCGGCCGCGTTGGTCGTAGTCATCACCAGGCCTATGCCTACCTGCTGACCCCGCCGCGCAAGCAGATGACCGACGATGCGCAAAAACGCCTCGAAGCCATCTCCAATGCCCAGGACCTGGGCGCAGGCTTTCTGCTAGCCACCCATGACTTGGAAATTCGCGGCGCTGGCGAACTGCTCGGCGATGGCCAGAGCGGACAGATTCAGGCGGTGGGTTTCACCCTGTATATGGAAATGCTTGAGCGCGCGGTGAAGTCGATCCGCAAGGGCGAGCAACCCAACCTCGACCAACCTCTCGGCGGCGGCCCGGAGATCAATCTACGCGTGCCGGCGCTGATTCCCGACGACTACCTGCCCGATGTGCACGCACGCCTAATTATGTACAAGCGCATCGCCAACGCCGCCGACGAGGAAGGCCTGAAAGACCTGCAAGTGGAAATGATTGACCGCTTCGGCCTGCTGCCCGAGCCGAGCAAGAATCTGGTGCGCATCACCCTGCTTAAATTGCAGGCAGAAAAACTCGGCATCAAAAAGGTCGACGCCGGCCCACAAGGCGGGCGCATCGAGTTTGCTGCCGACACCTGCGTCGACCCACTGACCCTGATTAAGCTGATCCAGGGCGCGCCAAATCGCTACAAGTTCGAAGGCGCAACGATGTTTAAATTCCAGGTGCCCATGGAGCGTCCGGAAGAACGATTCAACACACTCGAAGCGCTGTTCGAGCGCCTGACCCCCTCTACGTAA